One window of Botrimarina mediterranea genomic DNA carries:
- a CDS encoding prepilin peptidase, which produces MSDWLPQLFEGIERSPWWLEHAPWWAAALWFAAVGGCVGSFLNVVALRSPKGEDIVAQPSCCPVCGHRIRPWHNLPILGYLLLRGRCRDCHTPIPIRYFLWELAFAVLFAVVGMWSVGRFFR; this is translated from the coding sequence ATGAGCGACTGGCTCCCTCAACTCTTCGAAGGCATCGAGCGCTCGCCGTGGTGGCTGGAGCACGCGCCGTGGTGGGCGGCCGCGCTGTGGTTCGCGGCGGTGGGCGGGTGCGTCGGTAGCTTTCTCAATGTCGTCGCCCTACGTAGCCCCAAGGGCGAGGACATCGTCGCCCAGCCGAGCTGCTGTCCCGTGTGCGGCCATCGCATCCGCCCGTGGCATAACCTGCCAATCCTCGGTTACCTGCTGCTGCGAGGCCGTTGCCGCGACTGCCACACGCCGATCCCAATCCGCTATTTCCTTTGGGAGTTGGCGTTTGCCGTGCTGTTCGCGGTCGTCGGCATGTGGAGCGTCGGGAGATTCTTCCGTTAG
- a CDS encoding methyltransferase domain-containing protein, which produces MSRLIEIDLDVPATPLPRRVKDLLDDADDRIERFHHRRRDNPAPAFVPSDFVESYRALSKVAELSLAPGGRFLEWGSGIGVVTLQASLLGFDAIGIEIEEDLVDEANSLSEDHGIEAEFLCGSFVPDGGDDVLEANAYNLSRTITWLRNDVASAYDDLGLEPDDFDLIFAYPWPGEEDTVFDLFAEFASVGALLMTHHGEEGMRLQRKRR; this is translated from the coding sequence ATGTCCCGATTGATTGAAATCGACCTCGATGTCCCCGCGACGCCGCTGCCGCGGCGCGTGAAGGACCTGCTTGACGACGCCGACGACCGCATCGAGCGGTTCCACCACCGCCGCCGCGACAACCCCGCCCCGGCCTTTGTGCCGAGCGACTTTGTCGAAAGTTATCGGGCCCTCTCCAAAGTGGCCGAGTTAAGCCTTGCCCCCGGCGGACGGTTTCTGGAGTGGGGGAGCGGCATCGGCGTCGTCACCCTCCAGGCAAGCCTCTTGGGGTTCGACGCGATCGGCATTGAGATCGAGGAGGACTTGGTCGATGAGGCCAACTCACTTTCCGAGGACCACGGCATCGAGGCCGAGTTCCTCTGCGGCAGCTTCGTCCCCGACGGCGGTGACGACGTGCTCGAAGCCAACGCCTACAACCTCTCCCGCACCATCACCTGGCTCCGCAACGATGTCGCCAGTGCGTACGACGATCTAGGCCTCGAACCCGATGATTTCGACTTGATCTTCGCGTACCCCTGGCCCGGTGAGGAAGACACGGTGTTCGACCTCTTCGCCGAGTTCGCCTCGGTCGGAGCCTTGCTGATGACGCACCACGGCGAGGAGGGGATGCGTTTGCAGCGGAAGCGAAGGTAG
- a CDS encoding TlpA disulfide reductase family protein, translating to MRQSVVSLLALSLTMGVMAPSLAQQPAAKVVPIQGAGPEAPEEGQPEEPALTIGTKAPNLDIEHWFSSETPEQPIKFEKDKVYVVEFWATWCPPCVASMPHLAELQKQYADKGVTIISVSDEDTETVEAFLDTTVRGREEEATEKETEGEEGAEEKKAPTYRELTSAYQLTADPDGSTSADYMEASGQSGIPCSFIVGKSGYIEWIGHPMGIDDALASVVADTWDREAFLEEFKQQQMRDLAMQQVQRALGSGDYERAMELIEKINKDNSDPQLTMLASRLKGVVMVQQFVNSISEDQATAAKELPKVMEQAAEMGPSMVNQIGWHIVELAQNDQIDNKELLQAAAEGVAAAVDEKSPVPPMLDTIARLYYAKGDIAEAIKNQRRAVEVAKSPEWSSQLPDEMIEEMTQFLEQLEGEADGADAPAKE from the coding sequence ATGCGCCAGTCAGTTGTTTCGCTCCTTGCCCTCTCGTTGACGATGGGCGTCATGGCGCCGTCGCTTGCCCAGCAGCCCGCCGCCAAGGTGGTCCCTATACAGGGCGCCGGGCCGGAGGCCCCCGAGGAAGGCCAGCCCGAAGAGCCCGCCCTCACCATCGGCACGAAGGCTCCGAACCTCGACATCGAGCACTGGTTTAGCAGCGAAACGCCCGAGCAGCCGATCAAGTTTGAGAAAGACAAAGTCTACGTGGTCGAGTTCTGGGCGACATGGTGTCCGCCGTGCGTGGCGAGCATGCCGCACCTAGCCGAACTGCAGAAGCAGTACGCCGACAAGGGCGTGACCATTATCAGCGTTAGCGACGAAGACACAGAGACGGTTGAAGCGTTTCTCGACACCACGGTGCGTGGTAGGGAGGAGGAAGCCACGGAGAAGGAAACCGAGGGTGAGGAGGGGGCCGAAGAGAAGAAGGCGCCGACCTACCGCGAGCTAACCAGCGCGTATCAACTCACCGCCGACCCCGACGGATCGACGAGCGCCGACTACATGGAAGCCTCCGGACAGAGCGGCATTCCCTGCTCGTTCATCGTCGGCAAGTCGGGCTATATCGAGTGGATCGGCCATCCCATGGGGATCGACGACGCGCTCGCCAGCGTGGTCGCCGACACTTGGGACCGTGAGGCGTTCCTCGAAGAGTTCAAGCAACAACAGATGCGCGACCTCGCCATGCAGCAGGTCCAACGTGCTCTGGGCTCCGGGGATTACGAGCGGGCGATGGAGTTGATCGAAAAGATCAATAAGGACAACTCCGACCCACAGCTCACGATGCTCGCCTCACGGCTCAAGGGAGTTGTGATGGTGCAGCAATTCGTCAATTCAATCAGCGAAGATCAAGCGACCGCTGCGAAGGAACTGCCGAAGGTCATGGAGCAAGCCGCCGAGATGGGCCCTTCCATGGTCAACCAGATCGGATGGCACATCGTCGAACTCGCACAGAACGACCAGATCGATAACAAGGAACTGCTCCAGGCCGCCGCCGAGGGCGTTGCCGCTGCCGTCGATGAAAAGTCGCCCGTGCCGCCGATGCTCGACACGATCGCTCGGCTCTACTACGCGAAGGGCGATATCGCCGAGGCCATCAAGAACCAGCGCCGCGCTGTCGAGGTAGCCAAGTCGCCCGAGTGGTCGAGCCAGCTGCCCGACGAAATGATCGAGGAGATGACACAGTTCCTGGAACAGCTCGAAGGCGAAGCCGATGGCGCCGATGCTCCCGCAAAGGAGTGA
- a CDS encoding UbiD family decarboxylase: MSLRSTLLDLERHGHLRRIDAPVDAYLEAAAIHRRVFAAGGPALWFTNVTGCRFSMASNLFGTLERSKFLFRHTFESVQRLIDLKVDPTRALKSPLKYATTPFAALRMLPKSVRSGPVMACETTISSLPNLVSWPRDGGPFVTLPQVYTEDPHAPGLMKSNLGMYRIQLAGNEYERDSEIGLHYQLHRSIGVHQAEARRLGKPFRVNTFVGGHPAMTLAAVMPLPEGMSELTFAGALAGRRIRMVKRREGLPVYADADFAICGTVVPGENGAGGLPRMKPEGPFGDHLGYYSLQHPFPVLRVERVYHRRDAVWPFTVVGRPPQEDTAFGELIHDLTGPVIPTVLPGVLGVNAVDAAGVHPLLLAVGSERYMPFNGEPRPQEILTQASAILGQGQLSLAKFLFIADAGCWQSRQEATHDLHAVRPFLEAVLRRADWTRDLHFHTRTTIDTLDYSGDSLNAGSKVIIAAAGPAKFELATQIGKGVSLPDGFDDARVVTPGVVVLRGPKLPAPSFDYDAAWRGDVSGEVVEAEGLAKPQAAAEHDMERFVKSLPLSDPLSRFRLIIVADDPDFVAAASGREGIGNFLWTAFTRANPAADLYGVAAFTDRKHWGCRGPLVIDARIKPHHAPVLEEDPQVTSKTEAMAAQGGPLHGLF, translated from the coding sequence ATGTCGCTTCGCTCTACCCTTCTCGACCTCGAGCGTCACGGCCATCTGCGGCGGATCGACGCGCCGGTGGACGCTTATCTTGAGGCAGCGGCCATTCATCGGCGGGTCTTTGCGGCGGGCGGGCCGGCGCTGTGGTTCACGAACGTGACCGGCTGCCGGTTCTCGATGGCGAGCAACTTGTTCGGCACGCTCGAGCGCTCGAAGTTTCTTTTCCGCCACACTTTTGAATCGGTGCAGCGGCTGATCGACCTCAAGGTCGATCCGACGCGAGCGCTGAAGTCGCCCCTGAAGTATGCGACGACGCCGTTCGCCGCCCTGCGGATGCTGCCGAAGTCCGTCCGTAGCGGCCCGGTGATGGCCTGCGAGACCACGATCAGTTCACTGCCGAACCTCGTCAGTTGGCCCCGCGATGGCGGGCCGTTTGTGACGCTGCCGCAGGTCTATACCGAGGATCCGCACGCCCCGGGGCTGATGAAGTCGAACCTCGGCATGTACCGCATCCAACTCGCTGGCAACGAGTACGAGCGCGACAGCGAGATCGGCCTGCACTATCAGCTGCATCGCTCAATCGGCGTCCATCAGGCCGAGGCGAGGCGGCTCGGCAAGCCGTTCCGTGTGAATACGTTCGTCGGTGGCCACCCGGCGATGACGCTTGCCGCGGTGATGCCGCTCCCCGAGGGGATGAGCGAATTGACGTTCGCCGGCGCGCTAGCGGGGCGACGCATCCGCATGGTGAAGCGTCGTGAAGGGCTACCCGTCTACGCCGACGCCGACTTTGCGATCTGCGGCACGGTGGTCCCCGGCGAGAACGGCGCGGGCGGCTTGCCTCGCATGAAGCCCGAAGGCCCCTTCGGCGATCACCTGGGCTACTATTCGTTGCAGCACCCGTTCCCCGTGCTGCGGGTCGAGCGCGTCTATCACCGCCGCGATGCGGTCTGGCCGTTTACGGTGGTCGGTCGCCCGCCGCAAGAAGACACGGCGTTTGGCGAACTCATTCACGACCTTACCGGTCCGGTGATCCCGACGGTTCTCCCAGGCGTGCTAGGCGTCAACGCTGTTGACGCCGCCGGCGTGCATCCGCTGCTGCTCGCAGTGGGCAGCGAACGCTACATGCCCTTCAACGGCGAGCCGCGGCCCCAAGAGATTCTCACGCAGGCCAGCGCCATCCTCGGGCAAGGGCAGTTGTCACTTGCCAAGTTCCTCTTCATCGCCGACGCGGGGTGCTGGCAAAGCCGACAAGAGGCGACGCACGACTTGCACGCCGTGCGGCCGTTCCTCGAAGCGGTGCTACGTCGCGCTGATTGGACCCGCGATCTGCATTTCCATACGCGGACGACGATCGACACGCTCGACTACTCGGGCGATTCGCTCAACGCGGGGTCGAAGGTCATCATCGCCGCCGCGGGGCCGGCTAAGTTCGAATTGGCGACACAGATCGGTAAGGGTGTTTCTCTTCCGGATGGCTTCGACGACGCACGTGTCGTGACGCCCGGTGTTGTTGTCCTACGGGGCCCGAAGTTGCCGGCGCCGTCGTTTGACTACGACGCGGCGTGGCGCGGGGATGTGTCTGGTGAAGTGGTGGAGGCGGAGGGGCTCGCTAAGCCGCAAGCTGCGGCCGAACATGATATGGAACGCTTCGTCAAATCCTTGCCGCTTAGCGACCCCCTCTCCCGCTTCCGGCTGATCATCGTGGCCGACGACCCCGACTTCGTCGCCGCGGCCAGCGGCCGCGAAGGGATCGGTAACTTCCTCTGGACGGCCTTCACCCGCGCGAACCCCGCGGCGGACCTCTACGGCGTCGCCGCGTTCACCGACCGTAAGCACTGGGGCTGCCGCGGCCCGCTGGTGATCGATGCCCGCATCAAGCCGCACCACGCGCCGGTGCTGGAGGAAGACCCGCAAGTGACGTCCAAGACCGAAGCAATGGCCGCCCAGGGCGGGCCGCTGCACGGGCTGTTCTAG
- a CDS encoding acyltransferase family protein, which yields MANDSNTTAPPAAKADRLLSLDVMRGLTILAMILVNNPGDWGTLYWPFAHADWHGWTPTDLIFPFFLFMVGVAMAYSFAKYTDGEGSPTRAVWLRVFRRTLVLVLLGLVFSSGSGRLIGVTFGFDENWNLGTLRWPGVLVRIALAYLGASIIVLSLGKRGRWIAAIVLLMGYTLMLKTLPTDVPLAERIEQNDNIVKRVDEAVIGRQHMWSARPTDPEGLLSTLPAIVTALIGYAVGRRLKSQPITPARVGKLLIAGLAIAAAGQGWHELWRSGASPVIGLPINKALWTPSFVLLAGGLGMVMLACCLFVFDLAGKNSPALKRVATAFQMVGVNAIFVFVASGFVARAMSMFKFGDETVKGWVYENLITGPLNAIGWGDPKLASLVFAVGFVACWWLVLWGMWRRGWSIRV from the coding sequence ATGGCGAATGATTCGAACACGACCGCTCCCCCCGCCGCCAAAGCCGACCGGCTGTTGTCGCTCGACGTGATGCGGGGGCTGACGATCCTGGCGATGATCCTGGTCAACAACCCGGGAGACTGGGGCACCCTCTACTGGCCGTTTGCGCACGCCGACTGGCACGGCTGGACGCCCACCGACCTGATCTTCCCGTTCTTTCTGTTCATGGTCGGCGTGGCGATGGCGTACAGCTTCGCCAAGTACACCGACGGCGAAGGGTCGCCAACGCGGGCCGTTTGGCTGCGGGTGTTCCGGCGCACGCTCGTGCTAGTTCTGCTCGGACTCGTTTTCAGTAGCGGATCGGGCCGGCTCATTGGCGTGACGTTTGGATTCGACGAGAACTGGAATCTCGGCACGCTCCGCTGGCCGGGCGTGCTGGTCCGGATAGCGCTGGCATACCTCGGCGCTTCGATCATCGTCTTGAGCCTTGGAAAGCGCGGCCGATGGATTGCAGCGATTGTGTTGCTGATGGGCTACACCTTGATGCTCAAGACGTTGCCGACCGATGTGCCGCTCGCCGAGCGGATCGAGCAAAACGACAACATTGTAAAACGCGTCGATGAAGCGGTGATCGGTCGCCAACACATGTGGTCGGCACGTCCCACCGACCCCGAGGGGTTGCTTAGTACGCTACCGGCGATCGTGACGGCGCTGATTGGCTACGCGGTGGGCCGGCGCCTCAAGTCGCAGCCAATCACACCAGCGCGAGTGGGCAAGCTGCTCATCGCGGGGCTGGCGATCGCGGCGGCAGGGCAGGGGTGGCACGAACTGTGGCGCAGCGGCGCCTCGCCAGTAATCGGCCTACCGATCAACAAAGCCCTGTGGACGCCGAGCTTCGTTCTGCTCGCGGGCGGCCTCGGCATGGTGATGCTCGCTTGCTGTCTCTTCGTGTTCGACCTAGCGGGGAAGAACTCGCCGGCGCTGAAACGCGTCGCGACGGCGTTCCAAATGGTCGGCGTCAACGCGATCTTCGTCTTCGTCGCTTCGGGCTTCGTGGCGAGGGCAATGTCGATGTTCAAGTTCGGTGACGAGACCGTAAAGGGCTGGGTCTACGAGAACCTCATTACCGGGCCGCTCAACGCCATCGGATGGGGTGACCCTAAGCTCGCCTCGCTGGTGTTTGCTGTAGGATTCGTGGCGTGCTGGTGGCTGGTGCTGTGGGGGATGTGGCGGCGTGGCTGGTCGATTCGTGTCTGA